DNA from Fibrobacter sp. UWB15:
TGTTTTTTTACCACATCATTGAAGAGAACACAGATAAAATCTGGATTCTTGGCAAGTAAAAAAGAAATTGCCTCAAGAACACACAAATAGACGAAGGACTTATTCCGATGCGACTGCGTTGTCTGACAAAGAGAAATGCTTTCTTTGTAGTGATCATAGTATGTATCAAGCTTTTCCACCGTCATATTCCTTTTTTACAGATTCAATTTTTTCCTTTCGGGAGCCGGTTCATGGATTTACTCATTTGTGCCTTGCACATATTTTCACCATCAATATATACAAATCAGACATTAAAGTCAACCCCCTGCCACCAAATTCTATTAAATTTTGCCACATCCTAAATATACATTCCCATTTTGTCAAAAAATGACAAAATAGACCCTTTTTCAAGAAAATCATCCCCATCCGTGAGAGGCGACAGAGTCACCTCGCACGAAATTAGGATGATAGCGTCTAGATTATCTATTTTTCTTTTCTTACCCCCTTAAATGGCGCACCATTTTGCTTGACATCCATAAAGCGGCCCGTTTCGGCATTACGCTTTGTAAACAGATTGGTCTTAGGGTTTAACGTTTGCGAACGCGAACGCACCGCCCCGATTCTGTGATTATCGCCATATGGTAGATTTCTTGCCATATTGACTCCTTTGTTATGCCGACACCATTGTCGAGCATTTTTTACATGAATAAACAACCTTTTTTTCATCAAAAAAGTCATTTTTATGAAATTCTTATAAATCCAGCGTTATTTATCCCGTTTTCAAGCGGCAGGGAATTCTCGCCTACCCCATGACATACCATCCTTGGTTAAATGTTTACGGTTTCCCGCCAGGATTACACAAACCTTAGCGAGGTTTAGACCTCCCTCCTGCATTGGAGAAAAGCTCCTATTATGTATATAGCAGGGAAATATCAAATTACCGCAAAAAGCACTACTCCGCCGGCGCGAAAAAGTTTACAAAAGAGCCGACTTTTTGCTTTTTTGAGCGAATTTCACCAATTAAAGTCATCAACCTTGTAAGAATAATTTTACAAAAAAAAACGTCCAATCGCGTGACCAAATTTGGTTCGCCGAGAAAGGCAAGCACCACGAAGCGACGGTGCCAAAGCGGCTTAGCGAAATCGAGATGAGCGACGAGGGCGAATTCCGCAAGGTCCGCAGGGACAGGATTTTCGAAAAAGACTACTTCGACAAGAAATACGGAGCCCTGCCGGAGGTCAGCGACGGTTTCGATTTGAGCGAGGCAATGAAGGGGTAATGGCGCGTTATACAAAAATCGGGGCCGTCAGGCTCCGATTTTGTAATAAAAAACACCTTTTCCCACTAGCACCCGATAGCGCTGTACTCGAATCCAGCTTCAGCGAGTTCTTGGGGTCGTAGATGTTGCGGCCGTCGATGATGAGGGCGTTCTTCATGGACCTTTTCATCACGCCGAAGCTCGGCATGCGGAACTGTTTCCATTCGGTGACGGCTTGCAAAAACAACCCCATCTTGTAGCCGTTCTTCTCGGCGGTCTTGATGAGGGCTTTCACATCCTCGGGCCTTTTAGACTGATGCGGGTCGCGAGCATGGAGTTCGCGGCATACTTGATCATCTCGGCGCTCGGGATGTCGGTGAAAATCACGCGGAAGTTGTTGAGCATCATCGGGCGGTAGACTGAACTTACGGGCGTTCCCTGCTGCGCAGGGGCGGGCTCTCGTGGCATAAAATTGCGGCCTCACGCCGCAATTTTTCCACCTAGAGGGCCGAGCGCGGGATACGAGCGGCCCTCCCGGCCCTTCGGGCTTCGGTCCACTAACGCAGAAAGCGGGAAGTAAGCTATATGTTCGTAAGTGGTTGAATGACTAAAGCAGGTAACTATTGTTTGCAAAATCAACTTTTTTTTCAAAAATGTCACCTTTTGACATTCAAGAATTATTAATTTATCTTCGGACATTTCTAGCTATTGCAAAATAAAGACAATTTAGTTAGTTTCAGAATAAAAATAGGAGTACAGCATGTCCATTGAGAGGATTGATATAGCAAAATTTCGTGGATTTCATCAAGTCGGTTTTGAACTGGGTGAAAATTTGACAGTCATCGCAGGCCAAAATGGAACTCAAAAAACGACTCTTTTGGGTATGCTCACCCAACCATTCGCCATAACAGACAAGAAAAATCCTTTATCTAACGAAAAACCCTTATGTGGTGGGAACTACAAATCCTCGTTCTCGGAAAAATTCAAACTTTCTGAGAAATTTGACAAGCCCAAAGAACATGAATGGACTTTAACATATGACGGAGGGAAGACATTCACCGTAGAGAGCATAAAATCGAATGATGACAGAAAAAACCACATCCGTTTTTGGAAAAAAGAGAAAAGCTCTCGAAAAAAAGGATCTGGATACATTCCGAAGCCAGTTATATATTTAAGTCTCTCCCGCTTGTTACCAATAGGTGAAGACGAATCAATTTCCGATTCGTCCAACTCGGTAAAGCTAACCGAAAGCGAAGAAAAACTATATCAAAAATTGCACAACAAAATTCTCATAATTCCTGATGTGCCCATAACAAAGATATCACATCTAGAAAGTCAAAATAAAAATACTTTAAGTGCAAACACAGAATTCTATGACTGGAAGATGAATTCTGCAGGTCAAGACGACATTGGAAAAATAATTTTGGCACTTATTTCTTTTAAAAGATTAAAAGAAAAATATGGGACGGCATATACCGGAGGAATACTTGCTGTTGACGAATTAGACGCAACTTTGTATCCCGCTTCACAGGAAAAGTTAATCGAAGTGTTGCGTACATACGCCAGCAAATATGACATTCAAATTTTTTTCACCACACATTCTCTTTCAATGCTGAAGCATATATGCTCTACAATTGAAGAAAATAAAGTAGCAAAAGACATTAAGCTTGTTTACCTTGAAAAAATAAACCAAACCATAAAATGTATAGAAAATATTTCTTACGAGAATATTATGGACAAATTATTTGCTATGTCAACGAAGAAAACGGAATCCCGTATAATGACCTTTTCTGAAGATGGCGAAGGAAGATGCTGGTTAAAAGTTCTATTGGGACAAACAAGAACAAAGAAATTAAAAATCGTAGACTGTAACATAGGTTGCGCATCCCTAATTCAACTTACGAAACAAAAAATACCTCCTTTCGTATTCCCAAACTCTATCATAATTTTGGATGGAGATGCTAAACACGATGTTGAGAAACAATCAAAGACCTTAAAAAACTATTTGGTATTGCCTGGGGACATTTCGCCAGAACGACTTCTTGCAAAATATTTGAAGGATTTACCGGACGACAATCCATTCTGGGAAAAATGCGGAAACAACTATACCAAGCAGGTTGTGTTTAGAGATTACCAATACGATGAAATAATGGAGAATCGTGAAAAAGCAAAAGAATGGTTCAATTCTCAGTTGCATCATTGGGGGAAAAACGCAACAAGGGCCATTACTGCATGGTGTGAAGCAAATCCAGGAGCCAAAGAAGATTTTATTGTTAAATTTGAAGCGTTAATAAAA
Protein-coding regions in this window:
- a CDS encoding AAA family ATPase, which produces MSIERIDIAKFRGFHQVGFELGENLTVIAGQNGTQKTTLLGMLTQPFAITDKKNPLSNEKPLCGGNYKSSFSEKFKLSEKFDKPKEHEWTLTYDGGKTFTVESIKSNDDRKNHIRFWKKEKSSRKKGSGYIPKPVIYLSLSRLLPIGEDESISDSSNSVKLTESEEKLYQKLHNKILIIPDVPITKISHLESQNKNTLSANTEFYDWKMNSAGQDDIGKIILALISFKRLKEKYGTAYTGGILAVDELDATLYPASQEKLIEVLRTYASKYDIQIFFTTHSLSMLKHICSTIEENKVAKDIKLVYLEKINQTIKCIENISYENIMDKLFAMSTKKTESRIMTFSEDGEGRCWLKVLLGQTRTKKLKIVDCNIGCASLIQLTKQKIPPFVFPNSIIILDGDAKHDVEKQSKTLKNYLVLPGDISPERLLAKYLKDLPDDNPFWEKCGNNYTKQVVFRDYQYDEIMENREKAKEWFNSQLHHWGKNATRAITAWCEANPGAKEDFIVKFEALIKKWEK